CAGTTACGACGCGGGGCTGCTCGGTGACGACGGCAACCGCATCGCCGTGCGCGCCGCCTGGGCGGGCACGGGCACCCGCGACTTCGGCTTCGTCCGCTTCGAGGAGGGTGACGTCTTCACCGAGTACTACTGGCGGGACCGCTGGTACGCGGTGAAGGAGGTCCGCGACGGCACGGGGGCGCTGAAGGGCTGGTACTGCGACATCACCCGCCCCGCGGTCCTCTCCGGCTCCGAGCTGGTCGTCGAGGACCTCGACCTGGACCTGTGGCGGTCCGCCGACGGCACGGACGTGCGCCGTCTGGACGAGGACGAGTTCGCGGACAGCGGCCTGCGGGAGACGGACCCGCCGGCCGCGGCCGCCGCGGTGGCCGCCCTGGAGGAGTTGGAGGCGCTGGCCCGCGGCGACGGCTTCGGCGCACTCCTGGCCTGAGCCCTCACAGATCCGCCACCCACTCATAACGCTCCTACTCCAGGACCGCCACCACCGCGTACCGCTCGTCCTCGACCTCCTTGCCCCACAGTGCCGTCTCCTGCGACAGCCGCTCCAGCCGGACGTCTCCGGTGAGCGGCGCGAGAAGGGCCAGGAGGTCGTCGGCGGGTATCCCGACGGGGCCGACCGTCCCCCACACCCCTTCGACCAGCA
Above is a genomic segment from Streptomyces sp. SLBN-31 containing:
- a CDS encoding DUF402 domain-containing protein, with protein sequence MSANSADTEGRLTVVLVKAGRTKISYDAGLLGDDGNRIAVRAAWAGTGTRDFGFVRFEEGDVFTEYYWRDRWYAVKEVRDGTGALKGWYCDITRPAVLSGSELVVEDLDLDLWRSADGTDVRRLDEDEFADSGLRETDPPAAAAAVAALEELEALARGDGFGALLA